The Lentimicrobiaceae bacterium genome includes a window with the following:
- a CDS encoding enoyl-CoA hydratase-related protein: MKHTIIQSSVKDNVMWVTFNRPEALNALNSLFFDELEGLIDNIGPEIMCLVFTGTGKAFVAGADIAEMDGMSEAEAKKFSKRGQDVFKKISDLDIPVIASINGYALGGGMELAMSCDIRIASNLAKMGQPEVSLGIIPGYAGTQRLPRLVGYGNAFYLITSGINITAEQAFNMGLVQKVVEPENLQQETEAIVNAIVSKSPHAVKAAKKVLKKTAETSFEEGSNKEAKVFGDCFNNHAHEGMKAFLEKRKPIWK; the protein is encoded by the coding sequence ATGAAACACACAATTATTCAGTCTTCCGTTAAAGATAATGTTATGTGGGTAACTTTTAACAGACCCGAGGCATTGAACGCTCTAAACTCCCTATTTTTCGACGAATTAGAGGGTTTAATTGATAATATTGGTCCCGAAATTATGTGTTTGGTTTTCACAGGAACGGGCAAAGCCTTTGTTGCCGGTGCCGATATTGCCGAAATGGATGGCATGAGCGAGGCTGAAGCCAAAAAGTTTTCGAAAAGAGGACAAGATGTTTTCAAAAAAATATCCGATTTAGATATTCCCGTAATAGCTTCTATAAACGGCTATGCCTTAGGCGGAGGTATGGAATTAGCAATGAGTTGCGACATACGTATAGCTTCCAACTTAGCTAAAATGGGTCAGCCTGAAGTTTCTCTAGGTATTATACCCGGATACGCAGGAACACAAAGACTACCACGACTTGTAGGCTACGGAAACGCTTTTTATTTAATTACTTCGGGAATTAACATTACAGCCGAGCAAGCATTTAATATGGGTTTGGTACAAAAAGTAGTTGAACCTGAAAACCTTCAGCAAGAAACGGAAGCTATTGTTAATGCAATTGTATCAAAGAGTCCGCACGCTGTAAAAGCAGCCAAAAAAGTATTGAAGAAAACAGCCGAAACATCATTTGAAGAAGGCTCGAATAAAGAAGCTAAAGTTTTTGGCGACTGCTTTAACAACCATGCTCATGAGGGCATGAAAGCATTTTTAGAAAAAAGAAAACCAATCTGGAAATAA
- the nhaD gene encoding sodium:proton antiporter NhaD, producing MLESINTMVPILMVIVFILGYTAIATEHKIHINKTASALFTGIVLWTIFIVFVDNTTFINQELRAHLGEISEILFFLMGAMTIVETIDSHGGFQIITSRITQTDKRKLLWVVSIITFFLSAVLDNLTTTIVMVALIGKLIKDREQRLFYVGMVVIAANAGGAWSPIGDVTTTMLWIGNQITAGFIIKDTFIASAINLVVPLIVLSFMMKGHVERPGVEVDRAADLLSRRQQTEMLLLGVGGLIFVPIFKVITNLPPYAGMMFSLSIIWFYTELRHKKMPKETRTALSVPRSLSRIDMPSILFFLGILLAIHSLQSVGVLGKAATYLMENISNMNIVIILIGMLSAIVDNVPLVAAVQGMFDLTVFPTNSHFWTFLAYAAGTGGSMLIIGSAAGVAAMGIEKIDFFWYLRRISWIALLGYLAGAGAFILQSMIV from the coding sequence ATGTTAGAATCAATCAATACTATGGTCCCAATACTAATGGTGATCGTTTTTATTTTGGGCTACACAGCCATTGCCACAGAGCATAAAATTCACATCAACAAAACAGCTTCAGCTTTATTTACGGGTATAGTATTATGGACAATTTTTATAGTTTTTGTCGATAATACCACCTTTATAAATCAAGAGTTGCGAGCTCACTTAGGAGAGATTTCGGAAATACTGTTCTTTTTGATGGGAGCGATGACTATTGTTGAAACAATAGATTCGCATGGAGGTTTTCAAATTATTACTTCACGTATCACTCAAACCGACAAGAGAAAATTATTATGGGTAGTTTCTATAATAACTTTCTTTTTATCAGCAGTTTTAGACAACTTAACCACCACAATAGTCATGGTTGCATTAATTGGCAAACTGATAAAAGACCGCGAACAACGTTTATTTTACGTAGGTATGGTTGTAATAGCTGCCAACGCTGGTGGAGCATGGTCGCCAATTGGTGACGTTACAACCACAATGTTGTGGATAGGTAACCAAATTACTGCCGGATTTATTATTAAAGATACTTTTATAGCTTCAGCTATAAATCTTGTTGTTCCTTTAATCGTGCTTTCGTTTATGATGAAAGGTCATGTTGAAAGACCTGGTGTAGAAGTAGACAGAGCGGCAGATCTGCTTTCGAGAAGGCAACAAACCGAAATGCTTTTATTAGGCGTTGGAGGTTTAATATTTGTTCCAATTTTTAAAGTTATTACAAATTTACCACCTTATGCCGGAATGATGTTCAGTTTGAGCATTATATGGTTTTACACCGAATTAAGACATAAAAAAATGCCGAAAGAGACAAGAACAGCTCTATCGGTACCACGTTCACTGTCGCGCATTGATATGCCGAGCATACTATTCTTTTTAGGTATTTTGTTGGCAATTCACAGTTTGCAGTCGGTGGGAGTGCTTGGTAAGGCTGCAACGTACTTAATGGAAAACATCAGCAACATGAACATAGTTATTATTTTAATAGGTATGTTGTCGGCAATTGTCGATAATGTTCCGTTGGTTGCAGCTGTTCAGGGTATGTTCGATTTAACGGTATTTCCGACTAACTCACACTTCTGGACGTTCTTGGCTTATGCAGCCGGCACAGGTGGCAGTATGTTAATTATCGGTTCTGCTGCCGGTGTAGCTGCAATGGGAATAGAAAAAATAGACTTCTTCTGGTACTTGAGAAGGATTTCTTGGATTGCTCTGCTTGGCTACTTAGCAGGTGCCGGTGCGTTCATTCTTCAATCTATGATTGTTTAA
- the nhaD gene encoding sodium:proton antiporter NhaD: protein MLESINTMIPMFMVIVFILGYTAIATEHKIHINKTASALFTGIVLWTIFIVFVDNTDFINKELRAHLGDISEILFFLMGAMTIVETIDSHGGFQIITSRITQTDKRKLLWVVSIVTFFLSSVLDNLTTTIVMVALVGKLIKDREQRLFYVGMVVIAANAGGAWTPIGDVTTTMLWIGNQITAGFIMKDTFLASATNLVVPLIVLSFMMKGHVERPDVEEDRAANLLSRRQQTEMLLLGVGGLIFVPIFKVLTNLPPYAGMMLSLSVIWFYTEIRHRKLPMETRTALSIPRSLSRIDMPSILFFLGILLAIHGLQSVGVLGKAATYLMDNISNMNIVVMLIGLLSAVVDNVPLVAAVQGMFDLTVFPTNSDFWAFLAYAAGTGGSILIIGSAAGVAAMGIEKIDFFWYLKRVSWIALLGYFAGAGVFILQSMIF, encoded by the coding sequence ATGTTAGAATCAATCAATACTATGATCCCAATGTTTATGGTGATCGTTTTTATTTTAGGTTACACAGCCATTGCCACAGAGCATAAAATTCACATCAACAAAACAGCTTCGGCTTTATTTACAGGTATAGTATTATGGACAATTTTTATAGTTTTTGTCGATAATACTGATTTTATAAACAAGGAGTTGCGAGCTCATTTGGGCGATATTTCGGAGATATTGTTCTTTTTGATGGGAGCAATGACTATTGTTGAAACAATAGACTCGCACGGAGGTTTTCAAATTATTACCTCACGTATCACCCAAACCGACAAGAGAAAGCTACTCTGGGTAGTGTCTATTGTTACATTTTTCTTATCGTCGGTACTTGATAATTTAACAACAACAATTGTAATGGTTGCTTTAGTCGGCAAATTAATAAAAGACCGCGAGCAACGTTTGTTTTACGTTGGTATGGTTGTAATAGCCGCAAATGCAGGTGGTGCATGGACGCCAATAGGTGACGTTACAACTACAATGTTATGGATAGGTAATCAAATTACTGCCGGATTTATTATGAAAGATACATTTTTGGCGTCAGCTACAAATCTTGTAGTTCCTCTAATTGTGCTTTCGTTTATGATGAAAGGTCATGTTGAAAGACCTGATGTTGAAGAAGATAGAGCAGCAAATCTGCTTTCAAGGAGGCAGCAAACCGAAATGCTTTTATTAGGGGTAGGTGGCTTAATTTTTGTTCCGATTTTCAAAGTTCTCACCAATTTGCCTCCTTACGCCGGAATGATGTTAAGTTTGAGTGTTATATGGTTCTATACCGAAATAAGACATAGAAAATTGCCTATGGAAACAAGAACAGCTTTGTCGATACCACGCTCATTATCGCGTATCGATATGCCAAGCATACTATTCTTTTTAGGTATTTTGTTGGCTATTCATGGTTTGCAGTCGGTAGGAGTGCTTGGTAAGGCAGCAACGTATTTGATGGACAATATCAGCAACATGAATATAGTTGTAATGTTAATAGGTTTGTTGTCGGCAGTTGTCGATAATGTTCCATTGGTTGCAGCCGTTCAAGGCATGTTCGATTTGACAGTATTTCCAACCAACTCAGATTTCTGGGCATTTTTAGCTTACGCAGCCGGAACAGGCGGTAGCATATTAATTATAGGTTCTGCTGCCGGCGTTGCTGCAATGGGAATAGAAAAAATAGACTTCTTCTGGTACTTGAAAAGGGTTTCTTGGATAGCTTTGCTCGGTTACTTTGCAGGTGCGGGCGTGTTTATTTTGCAGTCGATGATTTTCTGA
- the nhaD gene encoding sodium:proton antiporter NhaD, giving the protein MFETAYTFVPILMVVIFVLGYTAIATEHSIHVNKTASALLTGVILWFVFIIFSDDIGFVNTELRHHLGEIAEILFFLMGAMTIVETIDSHNGFHVITSRITQTDQRKLLWIISFITFFLSAVLDNLTTTIVMVSLLGKLIKDREQRLFFAGMVVIAANSGGAWSPMGDVTTTMLWIGNQITAGHIIVETFVPSLISIVVPLIVLSLILKGKVERPEVKVSESAAILSYSQQKTMLILGVGGLVFVPIFKTFTHLPPYIGMMLSLGVIWLFTELKHKNLPAQHKRALSIPHSLGRIDMPSILFFLGILLAVHSLQSVGVLGKAADWLMTTVGNMNVVVILIGLLSAIVDNVPIVAAVQGMFDLSVFPTNSHFWTFLAYAAGTGGSALIIGSAAGVAAMGIEKIDFFWYVKKITWIALLGYFAGAGVFILQTMIFG; this is encoded by the coding sequence ATGTTTGAAACAGCATACACATTTGTGCCAATACTGATGGTAGTGATTTTTGTATTAGGATATACTGCAATTGCTACCGAACATTCTATCCACGTCAACAAAACGGCTTCGGCTTTACTTACAGGCGTAATATTATGGTTTGTATTTATAATTTTTAGCGACGATATTGGTTTTGTCAATACTGAGCTTCGTCATCATTTGGGCGAAATTGCCGAAATATTATTTTTCCTTATGGGAGCCATGACTATTGTCGAAACCATTGATTCGCACAATGGTTTTCATGTTATAACTTCGCGTATTACCCAAACCGACCAAAGAAAGCTGTTATGGATAATTTCGTTTATAACTTTCTTTTTATCAGCTGTTTTAGACAATTTAACAACGACAATTGTAATGGTTTCTTTGTTAGGAAAACTTATTAAAGACCGCGAACAAAGATTGTTTTTTGCTGGAATGGTTGTAATTGCTGCAAATTCGGGCGGAGCATGGTCGCCAATGGGAGATGTTACTACAACAATGCTATGGATTGGTAACCAAATTACAGCTGGGCATATAATAGTTGAAACGTTTGTACCTTCATTGATAAGTATAGTAGTTCCGTTAATAGTTTTGTCGCTTATACTTAAAGGAAAGGTTGAAAGACCCGAAGTAAAAGTTAGCGAATCGGCTGCAATATTATCGTATTCGCAGCAAAAAACAATGCTTATACTAGGAGTTGGCGGATTGGTATTTGTTCCTATTTTTAAAACTTTTACCCACTTGCCACCGTACATTGGCATGATGCTATCGTTGGGAGTAATTTGGTTGTTTACCGAATTGAAACACAAAAACTTGCCGGCTCAACATAAACGAGCTTTATCTATTCCACATTCGCTAGGTCGTATTGATATGCCGAGTATATTGTTCTTCTTAGGAATTTTATTAGCAGTTCACAGTCTTCAATCGGTTGGAGTGTTAGGTAAAGCTGCCGACTGGCTTATGACAACCGTGGGTAATATGAATGTAGTTGTAATACTAATTGGTTTATTGTCGGCTATAGTTGACAATGTGCCTATAGTAGCTGCGGTTCAAGGCATGTTCGATTTGTCTGTATTCCCGACCAACTCTCACTTCTGGACATTCTTGGCTTATGCAGCCGGAACAGGTGGCAGTGCTCTTATTATAGGTTCGGCTGCAGGTGTTGCTGCTATGGGAATAGAGAAAATAGACTTCTTCTGGTACGTCAAAAAGATTACTTGGATAGCTTTACTCGGATATTTTGCCGGTGCAGGCGTGTTTATCTTGCAAACGATGATTTTTGGGTAA